A genome region from Carya illinoinensis cultivar Pawnee chromosome 2, C.illinoinensisPawnee_v1, whole genome shotgun sequence includes the following:
- the LOC122295465 gene encoding uncharacterized protein LOC122295465, whose translation MASSSRNKSNVQDSHAFQRSLPSRCPSSSAFASSSSTFASRSSTIFTRSPKPADMYGRRYSFASSSCSVRFSIEQPTSPGRSLIFMRKQANTAVSFSKKNACACSPTTHPGSFRCSMHKASAANGVKHGHQQRTESHRLILRRSAMKNSLVRFGGVLEGGDLIMRRALSALIRPSSHQQRRRAVFKPMPSLLSVMSKADDS comes from the coding sequence ATGGCTTCATCTTCAAGAAACAAATCGAACGTTCAAGATTCTCATGCGTTTCAGAGATCGTTGCCGTCGAGGTGCCCATCCTCCTCGGCATTCGCTTCCTCGAGCTCGACCTTCGCCTCCCGATCTTCGACCATCTTCACGCGATCCCCCAAGCCCGCCGACATGTACGGACGCCGCTACTCCTTTGCCTCGTCGTCTTGTTCCGTACGTTTTTCCATCGAGCAGCCAACCTCTCCGGGACGTTCTTTGATCTTTATGAGGAAGCAAGCCAACACTGCGGTGTCGTTCAGCAAGAAGAACGCGTGCGCCTGTTCTCCTACGACGCACCCCGGCTCTTTTCGATGCTCTATGCACAAGGCTTCTGCTGCAAATGGCGTCAAGCATGGCCATCAACAGAGAACGGAGTCGCATCGACTGATTCTTCGGAGGTCGGCGATGAAGAATTCACTGGTGAGGTTCGGAGGAGTACTGGAGGGTGGCGACTTGATCATGAGGAGAGCCTTGTCGGCTCTGATTAGGCCCTCATCGCACCAGCAGCGGCGTAGAGCCGTGTTTAAGCCTATGCCGAGTCTTCTCTCGGTAATGTCCAAAGCCGATGACTCTTGA